CTGTTCCTTTGCGTCGCCAACTCCGCGAGGAGTCAGATGGCAGAGGGGATCGCCCGCTCTCTCGCCCCCCCGGGGGTGAAGGTCTCCTCCGCCGGATCGTCCCCCATCTCCGTCCATCATCAGGCGGTCCAGGTCCTCAAAGAGATCGGCATCGACATCTCCGGCCATCGATCCAAGGGACTGGATGCCATCGACGCCGGCACCGTCGACACCGTGATCACCCTCTGCGCCGAGGAGGTCTGCCCCGTTTTCCTTGGGAAGGCCGTCCGGATCCACTGGGGACTCCCCGACCCGGCGGGCGTCGCCGGAACGGAGGAAGCCCGGTTGAACGCGTTCCGATCCGTCCGGGACGAACTCCGCCGCCGCCTGAAGGTCCTTTTCGACCAGTCGTATTTCCGTTGATCTTTTCCGCTCCCCCGCGCATCATATCTATAGATATGGATATAACGATTATGGAACGGAAAGGAGTTCGCCATGGGGAAAAACGGATTCGTTTTGTGCGTCTGCCAGGGAACCTGCCCGAGCTTCAAGAAGATGGACATCTTCAACGTGCTCGCCGACGTCCGCAGGGAGAAGATCTTCGACTACG
The genomic region above belongs to bacterium and contains:
- a CDS encoding arsenate reductase ArsC — encoded protein: MSARPADWRTEAAELRAKRPRHILFLCVANSARSQMAEGIARSLAPPGVKVSSAGSSPISVHHQAVQVLKEIGIDISGHRSKGLDAIDAGTVDTVITLCAEEVCPVFLGKAVRIHWGLPDPAGVAGTEEARLNAFRSVRDELRRRLKVLFDQSYFR